A window of Corallococcus macrosporus DSM 14697 contains these coding sequences:
- a CDS encoding CocE/NonD family hydrolase, producing MHPVSRCLAAVLLATSAGPAQAQSTPPAPKRPYSISPERTERVRSRYTKFEYRIPMRDGTRLFTSVYVPADASPGKRYPILLVRTPYSVAPYGVDRYPPALAPTEAFEKDGFIFAFQDVRGRNMSEGEFVNVRPHKPKKSGPKDFDESTDTYDTIDWLVKRVAHNNGRVGQWGISYPGFYASAGAIDSHPALKAVSPQAPIADWFWDDMHRNGAFNLALAFNFFSTFGKPRPQPTDNEEWQRFEHGTPDGYQFFLDLGPLGNADAKHLKGDVAFWKDITAHPNYDAFWKARNLLPHLRNIKAAVLTVGGWYDTEDLYGPLRTYAAIEKQNPGISNSLIMGPWPHGGWQRGGGESLGDADFGFATSEAYQTLALDFFKHHLKGGAKPDLPEALVFETGANRWRRFDTWPPKGLKETRLYFQPKGRLATTAPKTTGASFAEYVSDPAKPVPYTQEMMTGWSKEYMTEDQRFAARRPDVLVFETEPLERDFTVAGPLEAELWVSTTGTDADWVVKLVDVNPGKVRGWRKGDEEKGKKNRGHQQTLVRGEPFRGRFRDSFSEPKPFKPGEVTKVRFVINDVFHTFQRGHRVMIQVQSSWFPFIDRNPQTWVPNIFEAKEEHFTRAFHRVYHSAANPSFVRVGVLPALDE from the coding sequence ATGCATCCCGTGTCTCGATGCCTCGCGGCCGTCCTGCTGGCCACCTCCGCAGGCCCGGCGCAGGCGCAGTCCACCCCGCCAGCCCCGAAGCGCCCCTACAGCATCTCGCCCGAGCGCACCGAGCGCGTCCGCTCGCGATACACCAAGTTCGAGTACCGCATTCCCATGCGGGACGGGACGCGCCTGTTCACCTCCGTCTACGTCCCCGCGGACGCGTCCCCTGGCAAGCGCTATCCCATCCTCCTGGTGCGCACGCCCTACAGCGTCGCGCCCTATGGCGTGGACCGCTATCCCCCCGCGCTGGCGCCCACCGAGGCCTTCGAGAAGGACGGCTTCATCTTCGCCTTCCAGGACGTGCGCGGCCGGAACATGTCCGAGGGCGAGTTCGTCAACGTCCGCCCGCACAAGCCGAAGAAGTCCGGGCCGAAGGACTTCGACGAGAGCACCGACACGTACGACACCATTGACTGGCTGGTGAAGCGCGTGGCGCACAACAACGGCCGCGTGGGGCAGTGGGGGATTTCGTACCCGGGCTTCTACGCGTCGGCGGGCGCCATTGATTCGCACCCGGCGCTCAAGGCCGTGTCGCCGCAGGCGCCCATCGCCGACTGGTTCTGGGACGACATGCACCGCAACGGCGCCTTCAACCTGGCGCTGGCGTTCAACTTCTTCTCCACCTTCGGCAAGCCCCGGCCCCAGCCCACGGACAACGAGGAGTGGCAGCGCTTCGAGCACGGCACGCCGGACGGCTACCAGTTCTTCCTGGACCTGGGCCCCCTGGGTAACGCGGACGCGAAGCACCTCAAGGGCGACGTGGCCTTCTGGAAGGACATCACCGCGCACCCCAACTACGACGCCTTCTGGAAGGCGCGGAACCTGCTGCCGCACCTGCGGAACATCAAGGCGGCGGTGCTCACGGTGGGCGGCTGGTACGACACCGAGGACCTCTACGGCCCGCTGCGGACCTACGCCGCCATCGAGAAGCAGAACCCCGGCATCTCCAACAGCCTCATCATGGGCCCGTGGCCGCACGGCGGCTGGCAGCGCGGCGGCGGCGAGTCCCTGGGTGACGCGGACTTCGGCTTCGCCACCAGCGAGGCCTACCAGACGCTGGCCCTGGACTTCTTCAAGCACCACCTCAAGGGCGGCGCGAAGCCGGACCTGCCGGAGGCCCTGGTGTTCGAGACGGGCGCCAACCGCTGGCGCCGCTTCGACACCTGGCCGCCCAAGGGCCTGAAGGAGACGCGGCTCTACTTCCAGCCCAAGGGCAGGCTGGCCACCACTGCGCCCAAGACGACGGGTGCGTCCTTCGCCGAGTACGTGAGCGACCCGGCCAAGCCCGTGCCGTACACGCAGGAGATGATGACGGGCTGGAGCAAGGAGTACATGACGGAGGATCAGCGCTTCGCCGCGCGCCGGCCGGACGTGCTGGTGTTCGAGACGGAGCCGCTGGAGCGCGACTTCACCGTGGCCGGGCCGCTGGAGGCGGAGCTGTGGGTTTCCACGACAGGCACCGACGCGGACTGGGTGGTGAAGCTGGTGGACGTCAACCCGGGCAAGGTGCGCGGCTGGCGCAAGGGGGACGAGGAGAAGGGGAAGAAGAACCGGGGCCATCAGCAGACGCTGGTGCGCGGCGAGCCCTTCCGCGGGCGCTTCCGCGACAGCTTCAGCGAGCCCAAGCCCTTCAAGCCCGGCGAGGTGACGAAGGTGCGCTTCGTCATCAACGACGTGTTCCACACCTTCCAGCGCGGGCACCGCGTGATGATCCAGGTCCAGTCGAGCTGGTTCCCGTTCATCGACCGCAACCCGCAGACCTGGGTGCCCAACATCTTCGAGGCGAAGGAGGAGCACTTCACGCGGGCCTTCCACCGCGTCTACCACTCCGCGGCGAACCCGAGCTTCGTCCGGGTGGGCGTGCTTCCGGCCCTGGACGAGTAG
- the rtcA gene encoding RNA 3'-terminal phosphate cyclase encodes MTGTQGPDSGLVRLDGSEGEGGGQILRSALSLSLITGRPFHLTRLRERREPPGLRPQHLACVRGAEALCGGAASSEGATVGASELSFTPGPVRPGDYLLEVGTAGSTPLLFQCLVYPLALAGGGRLTLRGGTHLSHSPSFHYVATVWQPVAHAYGLPVLLSLVHAGFYPEGAGELVAEVGAPQEPPLLVELPARGMLREVRVSSFTGGLPFTIAERQSRAAVGALRERGILAEADNRPLAVTRSVGTVTFVLAQFEHTIAGFTALGERGRPAEDVGREAGEALAGFMETGGALDEHLADQILLPAALLAAGRLGPASPGTTRFTAARITDHLTTHARVVERFLPVRVTVEAGGSVEVRPA; translated from the coding sequence ATGACCGGCACCCAGGGGCCCGACTCCGGGCTGGTGCGTCTGGATGGGAGTGAGGGCGAAGGGGGCGGGCAGATTCTCCGCTCCGCGTTGTCGTTGTCGCTCATCACCGGCCGCCCGTTCCACCTCACGCGCCTGCGCGAGCGACGTGAGCCGCCCGGTCTGCGTCCCCAGCACCTGGCCTGCGTGCGCGGCGCGGAGGCCCTGTGTGGCGGCGCCGCGTCCTCGGAGGGCGCCACCGTCGGCGCGTCCGAGCTGTCCTTCACCCCGGGCCCCGTGCGCCCCGGGGACTACCTGCTGGAGGTGGGCACCGCGGGCAGCACGCCGCTGCTCTTCCAGTGCCTCGTCTATCCGCTGGCCCTGGCCGGCGGCGGGCGCCTGACGCTGCGAGGCGGCACGCACCTGTCCCACAGCCCCAGCTTCCACTACGTGGCCACCGTCTGGCAGCCGGTGGCGCACGCGTACGGGCTGCCCGTGCTGCTGTCCCTGGTCCACGCCGGCTTCTACCCGGAGGGCGCGGGGGAGCTTGTCGCGGAGGTGGGGGCGCCGCAGGAGCCGCCCCTGCTGGTGGAGCTGCCCGCGCGCGGCATGCTCCGCGAGGTGCGCGTGTCGTCCTTCACCGGCGGGCTGCCCTTCACCATCGCCGAGCGTCAGTCGCGCGCCGCCGTGGGGGCGCTGCGTGAGCGCGGCATCCTGGCGGAGGCGGACAACCGGCCGCTGGCGGTGACGCGCTCGGTGGGGACGGTGACCTTCGTCCTGGCGCAGTTCGAGCACACCATCGCGGGCTTCACCGCGCTGGGGGAGCGCGGCCGGCCCGCCGAGGACGTGGGCCGCGAGGCGGGCGAGGCCCTGGCGGGGTTCATGGAGACGGGTGGGGCGCTCGACGAGCACCTGGCGGATCAGATCCTCCTGCCCGCCGCGCTGCTGGCCGCCGGGCGCCTGGGGCCGGCGTCGCCGGGCACCACGCGCTTCACGGCGGCGCGAATCACCGACCACCTCACCACCCACGCCCGCGTCGTGGAGCGCTTCCTTCCGGTGCGCGTCACGGTGGAGGCGGGCGGTTCAGTGGAGGTCCGGCCGGCCTGA